A stretch of Thermomicrobium roseum DSM 5159 DNA encodes these proteins:
- a CDS encoding TIGR00730 family Rossman fold protein, with translation MEDRRVPLERVCVFCGSRLGNRPVYRLHAQRLARLLAERGIGIVYGGGSIGLMGVVADAALEAGGEVIGVIPEVLMAREFAHPNLTRLHIVRTMHERKALMSDLADGFVALPGGFGTLDELFEIVTWAQLGIHTKPVVLLNSSDYYRHLLASVRHAIDEGFIAPEHAGLLIVTDDPEEAVEALLTYQPPIAVPRWMGREER, from the coding sequence ATGGAAGACCGGAGAGTGCCGCTCGAGCGTGTCTGCGTTTTTTGTGGATCGCGCCTCGGCAATCGCCCTGTTTACCGGCTGCATGCGCAGCGCCTGGCCCGACTGCTCGCCGAGCGCGGGATCGGCATCGTCTACGGCGGCGGCAGCATCGGCCTCATGGGTGTCGTCGCCGATGCCGCACTGGAAGCGGGCGGCGAAGTGATCGGTGTCATCCCGGAAGTCCTGATGGCCCGCGAGTTCGCCCACCCCAACCTCACGCGCCTCCACATCGTGCGCACGATGCACGAGCGCAAAGCCCTCATGTCCGACCTGGCTGATGGCTTCGTCGCCCTGCCAGGAGGTTTCGGCACACTCGACGAACTCTTCGAGATCGTGACCTGGGCACAGCTCGGTATCCACACCAAGCCGGTCGTCCTGCTCAACTCGAGCGATTATTACCGTCACCTTCTGGCGAGCGTCCGCCATGCCATCGACGAGGGGTTCATCGCCCCCGAACATGCTGGCCTCCTCATCGTGACCGATGACCCCGAGGAGGCTGTCGAGGCGCTCCTGACCTATCAGCCACCGATCGCTGTCCCTCGCTGGATGGGGCGGGAGGAGCGCTAG
- a CDS encoding ferredoxin family protein, with product MVQVIDPIRDRAGLERKLATTSYHVDRERAHIWIIDPDVCLQCERQQCIVCCPAACYTPLPDGRVKFSHEGCVECGTCRIVCYEFRNIAWTYPRGGFGVQYRYG from the coding sequence ATGGTGCAGGTCATCGATCCGATCCGCGACCGGGCCGGTCTCGAGCGGAAGCTGGCGACGACGTCCTATCACGTCGATCGGGAGCGTGCGCACATCTGGATCATCGATCCCGATGTCTGTCTCCAGTGCGAGCGGCAGCAATGCATCGTTTGCTGTCCGGCTGCGTGCTACACACCGCTCCCGGATGGCCGGGTCAAGTTCTCCCATGAAGGCTGCGTCGAGTGCGGGACCTGTCGGATCGTCTGTTACGAGTTCCGCAATATCGCCTGGACGTACCCGCGCGGTGGTTTCGGCGTCCAGTACCGGTACGGATGA